The Verrucomicrobium spinosum DSM 4136 = JCM 18804 DNA segment GGTCGTGCCGGGAGATACCGCTCACTCCGTGCTGCTCAATCGCGTGGCAGTGACCAATGGCTTCACCCGCATGCCCCCCATCGGCAGCAATCAACTGGACACCCAGGGGATTGACCTGCTCACCACCTGGATCAACAGCAGCCTGCCCGCCCGGCAGACCTTTGCGGACTGGCGGTTGCAGCAGTTTGGCTCATCGAACTCCACCAACGGCGACCCGCTTGCCGACCCGGACAATGACGGCGTGAACAACAAGGCCGAGTATCTGGCCTCTACCTCGCCTCTGGATGGAGCAAGCTTCTTCAAGGTGGAACCCGCCGTGACCGGCCCCGCCGGAGACACCATCACGGTCACCTTCAGCGTCCCGCCCAACCGCTCCGCTGTGGTGGAGACCTCCACGAACCTCTCCGACTGGTTCTACTGGGACGTGCCCGGCAACAGCGGCCTTCCCCAGGCGGGCGGACCAGTGACCCTCACCGGCCCCGTTGAGGGCAGTCGCCAGTTCTTCAGGGTGAGATTGAGGGAGCATTGAACGGCGGGGGATTTGCATTCGAGCCTTGGAGCAAAGGGGCGCGCTGGGCCGGTTGCAGGCTTATGCAGACTGGATGGGGCGTGGGATCCGGCGGCTGGCGAAGGGTTCGAGGCGTCACGAGGCCTGGCAAAAGCGATGTCATGTGCTGTCTGACATTCACGGCAAGATGCCGCGAACAGCACGCAAGGATGCGTGCGCTCCCCGAGCTTCCCAGGTATAGGTCGTTTTGAGAACTGTCAGACCGCCACAATTCCAACACCTGTTCCCAACGTAGACTCGCTGGAGACTCGCCAACGTTGGGCTTGTAGCCCCATCCTCTTCGAGGAAGAGCTTCGACTGAGTGTCTTAGGGGTGAGCTGCCATGTATTCCACCAGCAGATGCGGTGTGCCAAAGCAGATCGCGGCTGCATAGATCGCATCAAACCAGACAACGGACAACACGGCCCCGAGGAAGATGAGGCCACATATGGGCGTGGCGAGCAGTCGCAGAGCCCAGCCGGTGTCCGGTGCCTTGATGGATTGCCAGAGGCTGCTTGCATCGCCCGTGCTGGGGAAGGCATGCATGCCGACGGAGATGCCGAGCCAGCCGAGCAGCATTTCGATGAGGCCAGGCTCCACATTGCCAGCGGCTCCCAGACCGACGGGAAAGGCGATGGCTATCGCGAGAAGGGTATTGACCAGAAACGGGGCGACCGAAATGAAGAAGTGCTTCCACGGGCCGGAGGGGCGTGCGTGAATCACATACCCAGAGGGGTTCTCCATCTGGAAGTACTTCACATCCAGCACCGGCGTGTCCGTCAGGCGGCATGCCAGCTGGTGGGCGGCCTCATGCACGACCACACCAGGAAAAGTCAGGGCGGCGATGATCGGGGCGGGAATAAAGATCATGGGAGAGATGAGGCTGGAGGGGGTTAGTCCTGCAAGGTGCGGTTGGAGGTTGCATTCTTGGCCTCCCTTTTCAGAGCGAACTCCAGCGCATCGCCAACCTGATTGGCCTTGTCCATCTGGTGCTGGGACACTCTGCGACCTTCGAGTGTGTTCATCGTCTCAATGGCTTCGCGCAGGTGATGGCTTTTCACGCAGGCCTCCGCAAAGCGCAGCTGCATGTCCGTGTCATCGCGATGATTGATGGCGAGGGGCTTGTATGAGGCGTAGGCCGCATCCCAATCATTGCTCTGTGCGTATTGACCCGCTCCGGCGTAACTCATGGCTGCCTGCCATTTTTCCGGGATCTGCACCAAGGCGGCAGCCAGCAAGGCGACGACCAAAGCGGCGCAGACCTTCACCCATATGGGGAAGGGAAAACGGACCATCGCATGACGGCACGGCTCGCAGACGGGCAGACGCGTGCGGTCGCTCAATTGGGGGTTGCCGCAATTGGCGCAGACCGCCGGGTCGGTTTGGTCAGCAGGGGGAAGAGGGGGTGGAGCGTCCATGGATCCAGATCGTGGCCGCCATGCTGCTTCATGGCGCAACGGAGGCAAGTGGAAAAACTAGTCTGCGCGATTATGTCAGGAGCGCGTTCATGTCATGGATTATTCATGCCGAAGGCATCATAGGAGGTAGGGGTTGAGCGTAGCGATACCCCTGGAGAGCAGACCCAAACAAGGGCACCGTGAAAGGGTGGCAGCAACGTCGCTACCGTAGAGAGCCTTTCTGGCATCCCTTCAGGATGCGGGTGTATTTGTGGCTTCCCGGGGGCTGGACTCGTCGAACTCGCCCGGCCCCTGGCTACCATCTGGGAGGCCTTCGGCATGGAAACAATCTAAGAGGCGCGGAGGCTCTGAAAGGATGACTTGTTGACCTCCACCCCTGAGAGGTAAGCGTGGTATTTCCCAACGTAGACTCGCTGGAAGCTCGTCAACATTGGCTTTTCGAGGGAAGAGGAATTACTCCGAAGGAGTTTCGGCGGTCTGACTCTGACCTGCCGGATCTGGTGGCGGAGAGACGCCTGAGCAGCTGGCGGCCCACAGCGGGCCGCCAGCTCAGAAGGGCCATCACAAGAACATCCCGCCAGAGGCTTCCACGCGTTGTGCATTGACCCAGCGTCCTTCCTCAGAGCAGAGGAAGGAGATGACGCCGCCGATGTCATCGGGCACACCGACGCGGCCGAGGGCGGTCTGGGAGGCGAGGAAATCACGCAGGCCGGGATGGCTGAGGGCGTCTTTGGTGAAGTCAGTCTCGATCGCTCCGGGTGCCACAGCGTTGGCGTTGATTCGGCGCGGCCCCAGCTCCTTGGCCAGGTAGCGGGTGAAGACCTCGATCGCCCCTTTCATGGAGGCATAGGCGGCATAGCCGGGGATGGAGAAGCGGGCGAGACCCGTGGAGGTGTTGACGATGCGGCCGCCATCAGCAATGAGCGGGAGCAGTTTCTGGGTGAGGAAGAACACACCCTTGAAGTGCACATTCATGAGATCGTCAAAGTCGGTCTCCGTCGTCTCCGCGAAGGGCGAGGCGCGATCAATGCCGGCGTTGTTGATGAGGAAGTCGAAGTCCTTCCGCTGCCAGACTTCATGGAGCACTCCCTCCAGGGACTGGCTGAAGGTTTCGAAGCCCGCGGTCATTGCCACGTCGATTTGCAGGAGGGCTGCCTTCCGGCCGAGCGTCTCGATCTCAGCTTTCACGGCTTCGCCCTCCGTCTTGCCCTGGCGGTAGGTGAGGATGACGTCTGCACCGTCGGAGGCGAGCTTGAGGGCGGTGTTGCGGCCCAGGCCCCGGCTGCCGCCGGTGATGAGGGCGATCTTTTGGGTGTGTTTCATACGCCCTATCAGTGCCCCCACCCGGCGTCTCGCTCCATACCTGGAACTCCGGGAGATTTGCCTGATCCTCCAATGGGAGGGGTGGGCGGCGTATTTTGATTGGAGGCTGACCAGGCCTACTTCATCTTGTCGCCGTCGCTCTTCTGTTCCGTATGATCGATCTTTCCGTTCCGTGTTCAAACCCGCGCCTCATCGCCCTCTTGTCCGAGCTGGCAGCGGGGCAGGGGTTTAGTGATTCTCGGCTGCCGGAGGTCAGGTTCATGCGCTCCACCCAGCATGTGCCGAACAGCCCCATCGTCTATGATCCCAGCATCGTGATCATCGCCCAGGGGCGCAAGACCGGCACCTTTGACGGGCGGAAGATCATCTACGACCCCAGCCACTATCTGGTGCTGGCGGTGCCTCTGCCTTTTGAGTGTGAGACGGAAGGCAGTCTGGGCGAGCCATTGCTGGGCGTGTCTATCGCGGTGAAGCCCGCGACGGTGGCCGAGTTGCTCCTGCAAATGACCTTCATCCGGGACGAGGATGTGGCCCCCCATGCCATTGATTCCGCCGGTCTTGATGAAGCACTTAGCGAGGCCACGGTACGCCTCCTGGAGAGCTTGCGAACTGAGGAGGATGCCCGGATCCTGGGGCCGCAGCGGGTGCGGGAGGTGGTTTACCGGGTGCTGCAGGGGCCGCTGGGGCACTGTTTGCGTTTGCTCGCGGCCCCGGACAGCCACTTTGGCCAGATCAGCCGCGTGCTGAACCGCCTGCACCTTGACTACACCCAGAATCATGATGTGACGTTCCTGGCTCAGGAGGCGGGCATGAGTGTCTCCACCTTTCATGCCCACTTCAAGGCGGTGACCTCGTCCTCCCCGTTGCAGTACTTGAAGAACATCCGTCTGCACAAGGCCCGGCAGCTCATGGTGCATGAAGGGGCCAACGCAGGGGTGGCCGCCCTGCAGGTGGGCTATGAGAGTGCTTCCCAGTTCAGCCGGGAATTCAAGCGTCTGTTTGGCGAAGGCCCCGCCGCTGAAGCGGAACGGCTGAGGAAAGCCCTGGTCCGCCTGGCCTAGTGAAGGGGGCCCTCTCCCGCCAAATGCCTCCCGGCCAGGAGGTTGCACCTGGCGTTGTCAGGGATCTGCTTGTGTGCAGGCATTATTTTTGCCATATTTCCGGCTTATGTGGCAGGCGGCGCGTGGTTTCTCGCGGAGATAATCTTTGGGTACCAGGTCTGCTGGCTGGGGCGATGGCCCGGTCCGGTCCGCATCGTGTGGTGCTGCCCCAGTGTTTTTCGTTCTCTTATCGTCCTGTTTCCTTCATCTATGAACTGGTTCACCAATCTCAAGACGCGTGCCAAACTCCTGCTCGCCTTTGGTTTCATCTTGTTGCTGCTGGTGCTGGTGGTGGGGGTGGCCTTTCAGGCGCTGAAGGCCGTGCGGCTCGACTACAATGTGGCGGCGGATGTGGCGCGGCTGGAAAGCAACATCAACGCCCAGCGGGGTGCCCTGTTGTCGATGATGCACGAGACGGACCGTGCGGTTCTGGACGCTGAGCTTGCCACGCTGAAGACCCGGAAGGAGCTGAACTCCCAGATCATCACCGCACTGAAGGAGGTGGCCCGTGACAACCCCGGGCTTCTTTCGCGGATCAATGAATGGGTGACGCAACGCGATGACTACAACAAGCTCCGGGACGAGCAGATCATTCCCGCTCTCCTCTCCGGGAAGGTGGAGGAGGCGCGTGGGCTGGTGATGGGCACCCAGTCAGACCGCTATGAACGCATGCGTACCCTGGGGGAGGAGGTCTCCAACCTGGCGCGTGCCGATGCCGACTCCCGGGTGCATGACGCCATGCTGACGGTGATCACGCTGGGCATTGTCGCCCTGCTGGTGGGACTGGTGCTGGTGGGGGTGTTGAACCGTCTCATCGCCATTCCGCTGGGCAACATCTCCCGGGCGGCGGAGCAGATCGCCCTGGGGGATTTGGACGTGGTCACGGCCATGCCGGGACGCACCGATGAGGTGGGCCTGCTGGGGGCCTCCTTTGACCGTATGACGACATCCCTTCAGGTGATGGCGCGCGGGGCAGAGCAGGTGGCATCAGGTGACCTCACGGTGGCCATCCAGCCGCAGTCTGCGAAGGATGTGGTGGGCAATGCCCTCGCCACCATGGTGCAACAGCTCTCCGCGCTCATCAGCCAGGTTCAGAAGTCTGGCATCCAGGTCACCACCTCTGGCACCGAGATCGCCGCCACCGCCCGCCAGCAGCAGGCCACGGCCAGTGAGATCTCCTCCACCACCACAGAGATCGGTGCCACCGCAAAGGAGATCTCCGCCACGGCCAAGGAACTGGTGAAGGCCATGAAGTCCGTCACGGAGACGGCCGAGGAAACAGCCACCCTGGCCACCAGTGGCCAGACCGGGCTCACTCGCATGGAGGCCACCATGATGCAGATCATGGAGGCCTCCGGCTCCATCAACGCCCGGCTCGCTGTGCTCAGTGAGAAGGCGGGGAACATCAACAAGGTGGTCACCACCATCACGAAGGTGGCGGACCAGACCAACCTCCTCTCCCTGAACGCTGCCATCGAGGCGGAGAAGGCGGGCGAGTATGGTCGCGGCTTCGCCGTGGTGGCCACAGAGATCCGTCGTCTGGCAGACCAGACCGCAGTGGCCACCTCTGACATCGAGCAGATGGTCAAGGAGATGCAGTCCGCTGTATCTGCTGGCGTCATGGGCATGGACCGCTTTTCTGAGGAAGTGCGCCGCGGCGCGGAAGTGGTGGATCAGGTGGGCACCCAGCTCACGGAGATCATCGAGAAGGTGCAGACGCTCACGCCCAGCTTCGAGACCGTGAATGAGGGCATGCAGTCCCAGTCCCTGGGCGCGCAGCAGATCAGCGAGGCGCTGGTGCAACTGGGTGAGGCGGCGCAGCAGACTGTGGAGTCCCTGACGCAGTCGAACCTGGCCATCCAGCAGCTTACGGATGTCACGGCTGCCCTCCAGAGCGGGGTGTCACGGTTCAAGGTGACAAGCTAGGCAATCGTGGGAGGTGTGGTCATGTTGCTTCTCGTCTTCCAACTGGGTCAGCACCGCTTTGCGCTGGATACGCGCCAGGTGGCGGAGGTGCTGCCCCTGGTGCAGCACCGGCCCCTGCCGCAGGCTCCGGCCGGAGTGGCGGGTGTCTTTGCCTACCATGGCCGTCCTGTGCCGCTTATTGATCTGGCAGCCATCGCCCTGGGGGAACCCTCCCAGCAGCGCATGAGCACCCGCATCATCCTGGTGAATTATGAGGATCGAGGGGAGAGCCACCTGCTCGGCCTGCTGGCAGAGAAGACCACCGAGACCCTCCGTCGCACTGAGGCCGACTTTGCCACGACGGGCGTGACGCTCGACTCCGCCCCCTACCTCGGGCCCGTGACGCATGACGCCCGCGGCATGATCCAGCGGGTGGAGGTGTCCGCCCTGCTCTCTGAGGAGGTCCGTACCGTGCTGTTCCGGCAACCGCTTGAAATCCCCTGATGCCCCACAGCCACAATCATATCACGAATCTCCTGAAGGAATCGATCGGCGTGGATGCCGCCACGATGGGGAAGTCTGTCGTGACGAATGCCGTGCGCCAGCGCATGGCCGCCTGTGGGTTGCAGGAAACAGGGGCCTACTGGAACTTGCTGCGCCGTTCGGATGAGGAGCTGGCCCAGCTGGTGGAGCTGGTGGTGGTGCCGGAGACCTGGTTCTTCCGTGATCCGGCGGCCTATGCCGCGCTTGTGCATCATGTACGGCAGGAGTGGGGGCCCGCCCATCCCACCGGGCGGCTGCGTGTGCTCAGTGCCCCATGCTCCACCGGAGAGGAGCCCTACACCATCGCCATGGCACTGCTGGATGCAGGCCTGCCAGCGATGCGGTTTCAGATCGATGCCATCGACATCAGTGAGCGTGCCCTCGCCCGGGCGCGCCGGGCTGTCTATGGCCGCAACGCCTTCCGCGGCAGTGACGTCGGTTTCCGCGAACGGTACTTTCGGGAGGAGCAGGGGCTGCACCGTCTCACGCCGCTGGTGCGGGAATGTGTGGATTTTCGTCAGGCCAACCTGGTGTCCGATGACCCGCTGCCGGGGGCCGGCAGCTATGATGCCATCTTCTGCCGGAACGTGCTCATCTACTTCGATGCGCCGACCCAGGAGCGCGTGATCCGGGCGCTTGACCGGCTGCTCGCACCCGAGGGCCTTCTCTTTGTGGGTCCTGCGGAGACCTTTCTCACCCGCAGTGCCGGTTTCACCTCGGTGGATTTTCCCTCCGCGTTCGCCTGCCGCCGTGCGGCCAGGAAGAGCGGGGTCCAGCTTTCCGGGGCTGCTGCCAGCGTGTCGCCCGCCTTCCGTCCGTTCACGATGCCTCCCCCAGGCCGGGGTGAGCCCCGGAATCCCGTGCCTGCCAGGGCGGCAAAGCCTGCCGCCAGGAAGTTGGCTCCTGCACCCGCTCCCGTCCCGGCTGCCCCTGCGCCGTCAGGGCCGGCCACCGCTCTCGCGGCCATCACCCGGCTGGCGGATGGCGGCCATCTGGCGGAGGCCCTCACCGCATGTGAGGGGCATCTGCGTGATCACGGCCCCTCAGTGGAGGCGTACTACCTGCTGGCGCTCATCCGCGACATGCTAGGCAGCCATGCCGAGGCCGCCAAATGCTACCGCAAAGTGTTGTACCTGGATCCCAACCATTCCGAAGCCCTGCTGCACCTCGCGCTGCTGGCAGAGAACCAGGGCGATCTGGCAGAGGCCCGCCGCCTGCAGCAACGCGCCCGCCGCAGTGAGGAGGTGGCCCGATGACCCGGCCGCCCGCAGATGCGCCCGCACCGCCCCCGGCTGGCGGCGGCACCTCAGGTGCCCAGTTCCTGCTGGATCGTGCCCCGCCGGAGGACTACCTGCGCGAGTGGACGGAGCGGATCGCCAGTGAAAAACGGGCGGCCGATACCGGCACCACCTCCGCATTGATCTTCCGCATCGGCGTGGAGTGGCTGGCCCTGCCCACGCAGATCTTCCAGCAGGTGGCAGACCAGTGCCCGGTGCACAGCCTGCCGCACCGGATGGACGGCATCGTCCGCGGGGTGGTGAACATCCGCGGGGAGCTCCTGGTGTGTGTGTCCCTGGGCTCGGTACTAGGTATTGACAAAGAGCCTGCCACCGTGAGTGAGGGGGGGCGCCGGGTCTATCCCCGGCTCCTGGTGGCCAACCGCGGCGGCAACCGCCTGGCGTTTCCCGTGGATGAGGTGCTGGGGGTGCACCGCTACCATCCCGGCGTCCTGCGCCCCGTGCCGACGACCCTGGCGGAGAGCCGTGTTTCCTATACCCAGGGACTGCTCCCCTGGCGGGACCGCACCGTGGGCTGCCTGGATGACGAGCTGCTCTTCTACACCCTCAACCGGAGCCTTTCATGAGCGCAACAGATGGCGGTGACCTGGGCGACTTCTCCCTGGCGGATCTCTTCCGCATGGAGGTGGAGACGCAGACGGCCGTGATGACGGAGCACCTCCTGGCGCTTGAGCGCGAGCCGGAGGTTGCCCGCCACTATGAGGAGCTCATGCGCAGCGCGCACTCTCTGAAGGGCGCAGCTGGCATTGTGGACAACAAGGCTGCGGCACGCATTGCCCACAGCATGGAGGACTGCTTCGTCGCGGCGCAGCACGGCCACATCACCCTGCCGCAGGAGCGCATTGATCTGCTCCTGGACGGCGTGGACCTGCTCTCCCGCCTGTCAAAGGTGGCGGAGGACGATCTGGAGCGGTGGCTGGTCACCCATCATCGGGAGATTGCGACCTTCTTGGACTCCCTCGCCTCCTCCCTCAAGGTGCCGCCGGGCTCTGCGGACCCTGCGCCGCAAGCCCCGGCAGCCGGTGAAGTTGTTTCATCGCCTCCCGCTGAGCCGGTCGAAATTGCGGACGACCGGAGTGCAGTTCAAGGAAACACCGCCACCGGCGCCGGGCGCGGGGCGGATGCCGCCGTGCGGTCCCTGCGGGTGACGGCGGAGAACCTCAACCGCCTGCTTGCATTCGCCGGGGAATCGGTGGTGGCCTCCCGCTGGGTGAACACGTTCGCGAGCGACCTGCTGCGGATGAAACAGCTGCAGAACACGATCAGCCAGACCGTCGCCAACCTGCGTCAGGCGCTGGCCGGTGCCGGCTTGGATGAGCGCGTGCAGGCCCAGTGCATGGAGCTGCAGCGCCGCACCGGGGACTGCCTGGATCTGCTGACCGGGCAGCTCACGGACCTGGACCTGTTTGACCGCCGCTTCTACAACCTCTCCAAGCGCCTCTACCAGGAGGTGCTGGACTGCCGCATGCGCCCTTTCTCAGATGGTTTGCAGGGTTTCCCCCGGCTGGTGCGGGATGCCGCCCGCTCGCTGGGCAAGGAGGTGCGGCTGGACATCGTGGGCGGCTCCACCCCGGTGGACCGTGAGGTGCTGGAGCGCGTGGAGGCCCCGTTGGGCCATCTGCTGCGCAATGCGGTGGATCACGCCATTGAGTTGCCGGCGGACCGGTTGCAGGCCGGGAAACCCGCCTTGGGTACCATCCGTCTGGAGGCGCGCCACAGCGCCGGCATGCTCATGATTGAGGTCACGGATGACGGTCGCGGCATTGATCTGGAGATGATCCGCTCCGCCGTGGTGCGGAAGAATCTCACCACCGCCGCACTCGCCGCTGAGCTGTCTGCCGCGGAGCTGCTGGAGTTTCTCTTCCTGCCCGGCTTCAGCATGAAGGACACCGTCACCCATCTCTCCGGCCGCGGGGTCGGGCTGGATGTGGTGCAGGCCATGGCCAAGGAGGTGGGCGGGGGAGCCCGGATTTCATCGAACCTCGGCAGCGGCACGCAGTTCCAGCTCCAGCTGCCGCTCACGCTTTCCGTGCTGCGCACGCTGATCGTGGAGGTGGGCGGGGAGACGTATGCCTTCCCGCTGGCCCGCATCGCCGGGGCCTTGAAGGTGCCGCGGGATCAGATCGAGTCGGTGGAGGGGCGGGAGCACTTCCGCTTTGGCGATCAGCAGGTAGGGCTGGTCACAGCGCACCAGGTGCTGGGCGTGCCGGACGCGCCTGCCGCCGAAGCAGAGGTGCCTGTGCTGGTGCTGGGGGACAAGAACAGCCGCTACGGCGTGGTCATTGATCGCTTTCTGAACGAGCGGGAACTCGTGGTGCTGCCGCTGGACCCGCGTCTGGGCAAGATCAAGGACATCAGCGCCGCCGCCCTCATGCCGGACCAGTCGCCCGTGCTCATTGTGGATGTGGATGACATGGTCCGTTCCATAGAGCTTCTCGTCTCCGGCGGGCGGCTCGCTCATGTGTCCCGTGGCGATGCCACGCAGGGCCGGAAGTCCCGCAAGCGGGTGCTCGTGGTGGATGACTCCCTCACCGTGCGGGAGCTGGTGCGCAAGCTCATCAGCAGCAAGGGGTATGTCGTGGAAGTTGCCGTGGACGGCATGGACGGCTGGAACGCTGTACGCACGGGGAACTACGATCTGGTGGTAACAGATGTGGACATGCCCCGCATGGATGGCATTGAACTGGTGAACCTCATCAAGAAAGACACCCGCCTGCACTCCCTGCCTGTCATGATTGTTTCCTATAAAGATCGAGAGGAGGACCGACAGCGCGGCCTGGAGGCCGGGGCGGACTACTACCTCACGAAGGGCAGCTTCCACGATGAGACGCTGCTCCGCGCCCTGCAAGACTTGATCGGGGAGGCCGGCGCGTGAGGATTGCCATCGTCAACGACATGGCCATGGCGGTGGAGGCCGTCTCCCGCGTGCTCACCAAGTCTGGGGAGCACCAGGTGGCATGGATTGCCCGGGATGGAGCGGAGGGCGTGCGCCGCTGTGGGGAGGACCGTCCCGACCTCATCCTCATGGATATCTTCATGCCTGTGATGGATGGCGTGGAAGCCACCCGGCAGATTATGGTGCAGTCGCCATGTCCCATCCTCATCGTCACCGCCAGTGTAGAGAGCCACACGTCCAAGGTGTTCGAGGCGCTCGGGGCCGGGGCCCTGGATGTGGTGACCACCCCGGTGCTCGGGCCGGATGGCCGGGGGGACGGTGGACCTGCCCTGCTGGCGAAGATCGGCGTGCTTAGTCGTCTCATTACCGGTCGTGCTCCCAAGGCCCATGCCGCCCCGCCCCCAGAGACGCCAGCGCTGGCTCTGGCGCAGAACCGGCTGGTGGTCATTGGAGCCTCTGCGGGTGGTCCCGCCGCCCTGGCGGAAGTGCTGGGAAACCTCCCCCAGGACTTTGCCGCCTCCCTCATCATTGTGCAGCATGTGGATGCCCAGTTCTCCGGCCTCATGGCCAAGTGGCTGCATGGGCAGGCCCGCATCCCTGTGCGTCTGGCGGAGGATGGCGACCGCCCGGAGCCCGGCGTGGCCCTCCTGGCAGGCACGAACGATCACCTGGTCTTCGACGGGCCCCGTCTGCTCTGCTACCATTCTGAGCCGCGCAACTGCTCCTACCGCCCCTCCGTGGACGTGTTCTTCGAAAGCGTGGTCCGCCACTGGAAAGGCGAGATCGCGGCCGTCCTGCTCACCGGCATGGGCCGGGACGGGGCCAAGGGGCTGAAAGCCCTGCGGGACCGCGGAGCATTCACCATTGCGCAGGATCAGGCCAGCTGCATTGTCTATGGCATGCCCAAGGCGGCAGTGGCGCTGAATGCCGCGGTGGAGGTTCTCCCTCTGAGCCAGATCGGCCCCCGCCTGACCCGCCATTTCCCGCACGTCAAAACTCCCTCCCCCGCCTGATGAGTACTGAAGCTTCCCCACCAGAGAACTCTGATACGCCCCCCCCCACCGGCACCATCACCGTGCTGTTGGTGGACGACCAGCGCATCATCGGGGAGGTGGTGCGTCGCATGTTTCTGGACCAGCCGGACATTCGCTTCCACTACTGCGCAGATGGCACCCAGGCCGTGGCCCGGGTTCAGGACATTAATCCTGATGTCATTCTCCAGGACCTCGTCCTGCCGGAGATCGATGGCGTCGAACTCGTCCGTCAGTACCGCGCCCAGGAGTGCTCCCGCACCACCCC contains these protein-coding regions:
- a CDS encoding chemotaxis response regulator protein-glutamate methylesterase, which translates into the protein MRIAIVNDMAMAVEAVSRVLTKSGEHQVAWIARDGAEGVRRCGEDRPDLILMDIFMPVMDGVEATRQIMVQSPCPILIVTASVESHTSKVFEALGAGALDVVTTPVLGPDGRGDGGPALLAKIGVLSRLITGRAPKAHAAPPPETPALALAQNRLVVIGASAGGPAALAEVLGNLPQDFAASLIIVQHVDAQFSGLMAKWLHGQARIPVRLAEDGDRPEPGVALLAGTNDHLVFDGPRLLCYHSEPRNCSYRPSVDVFFESVVRHWKGEIAAVLLTGMGRDGAKGLKALRDRGAFTIAQDQASCIVYGMPKAAVALNAAVEVLPLSQIGPRLTRHFPHVKTPSPA
- a CDS encoding response regulator; translation: MSTEASPPENSDTPPPTGTITVLLVDDQRIIGEVVRRMFLDQPDIRFHYCADGTQAVARVQDINPDVILQDLVLPEIDGVELVRQYRAQECSRTTPVIVLSAAEDAATRTRATEAGANEFMVKPPPKAALIERIRALLGSA